The nucleotide sequence GTCAAGCAGGTGATGGTCGAAGCACGTATTGTGCGAGCTACCACTGACTTCACCAAAGAGATGGGGGTAAAATGGGGGCTTCTGTCTCAAGGTGTAACTGATAATAATCATCTATTGGTCGGTGGTAGTGATACTACATTATGGGATTTAAAAACACCTGATGATGATGGTAAGTATACGATTCAACGGCCGGATAATCTTAATGTGGACTTGGGTGTTACCAGCCAAGGAGCAAGCCGTATTGCCTTTGGTTTGATCAGCCTCTCTGATTTTATGCTGGATCTGGAGCTTTCTGCACTTCAGGCAGACGGTTATGGTGAAGTGATTTCTACCCCTAAAGTACTGACTGCGGATAAGCAAAAAGCGACTGTGGCTTCGGGCTCACAAATTCCGTATCAATCTGCTGAAGGCGGGGGTACTAATGCCGTGTCGACTACAGCATTTATTGATGCGACTTTAAGTCTGGATGTCACGCCAAGCATTACCCCAGATGGTAAAGTACAGATGGAACTCAATATTACCAGTGACTCACCAGGGAACCCGACACCGACCGGACAGCTCACTATTAACAAAAACCAGATCAATACCAATGTCCTGGTTGATAATGGTGAAACAGTGGTTCTAGGTGGTATTTTTGAGCAAGAAACCCGTAATGCGCAAACCAAGGTGCCATTTCTGGGTGATATTCCTTACGTAGGTCGTTTATTCCGTAAAGATTTAAAGGCGGATAACAAACGTGAGTTGCTGATTTTCGTTACACCTCGAATTGTTAATGACAGTGTTTCAAGAAATCATTAATATATTTTGAATTTAACAAAACGAATAGGTGACTCCTTGCCAAGCAAAGAGTTTGAAACCCTACCAAATATTTATTTGGTAGGGCCGATGGGGGCCGGTAAAACAACAGTAGGACGACATCTCGCAGAATTGTTAGGACGCGAATTTCTAGACAGTGATCATGAAATTGAACGTAAAACAGGTGCGACTATTCCCTGGATTTTCGAAAAAGAAGGGGAGCAGGGTTTCCGTGACCGTGAAACTGCTGTGATTAATGACCTTACCTCACGTCCCCATCTGGTTTTAGCCACCGGTGGTGGTGCAATTACTCAGGTTTTAAACCGGGACTATCTGAAACAGCGCGGAATCGTTGTTTATCTCTATACGCCGGTTGAAATTCAACTGCAACGTACCTATCGCGATAAAAACCGTCCACTCCTTCAAGTCGAAAATCCGGAACAAAAGTTACGTGATTTATTGGCAGTCCGTGATCCCTTGTATCGAGAAGTGGCACATCATATTATTGAGACCAATCAGGGTGCTGCGCGTGATCTGGCGCAACGGATTCTCAATCTTATTACTTCTAAAAACTAAGTTCATTGAATAAAGTGGTTAATCAAGCATGCAAACCTTATATGTAGAACTCGGAGAACGTCGTTACCCTATTTTTATCGGGAGCGATCTGGATCCACAGGCCTTATTGGCTCCCTATATTCAGGGTAAGCAAATGATGATTGTAAGCAATACCACAGTTGCTCCACTTTATTTGCAGCGTTATCAAACTGCGATTGAAGCTCTAGACAAACGTGTTGCGACCTGTATTTTGCCTGATGGTGAAAAATATAAGGATAGCCAGCATCTGAACCTGATTTTTGATGCATTGCTTGAAGCCGGTTTTAACCGGGATTGCACCGTGCTTGCGTTGGGTGGGGGTGTAATTGGAGATATGGCTGGCTTTGCCTCAGCCTGTTTCCAGCGCGGTGTGTACTTTATCCAAGTGCCGACAACCTTGCTGTCGCAGGTCGATTCTAGTGTGGGTGGAAAAACCGGGATTAATCACCCACTGGGTAAAAACATGATTGGTGCTTTCCAGCAACCTCAAGTGGTACTGGCGGATATGTCGCAGCTTGTTACTTTGCCGGACCGCGAACTTTCAGCAGGTTTGGCTGAAGTGATTAAATATGCGCTACTAGGCGATGAGTCATTTCTGGTCTGGCTTGAAGAAAACATGGATGCTCTGGTCGCTCGTGATGAGAAATTATTGGCTGAGGCCGTTTATCGTTCCTGTGCGCATAAGGCACGGATCGTAGCCAATGATGAGAAGGAGCAAGGGGAACGTGCTTTACTCAATTTAGGCCATACCTTTGGTCATGCGATTGAATCCTACATGGGGTATGGTGTCTGGCTACATGGCGAGGCTGTTGCCACCGGTATGGTGATGGCTGCGGATCTGTCACAGCGTATGGGCTGGATTTTTCAAGAAGATTTAGAACGTACAAAAAAAATCATTTCTCGTGCCAAACTTCCTGTGGTTTGTCCTAAAATCCCTCTGGATGATTTTCTGGCCTATATGGCCCATGACAAAAAAGTCTTAAATGGACAATTGCGTTTGGTGTTATTAAAGCAATTAGGCGAAGCAGTGATTACCCGGGACTTTGATCTCGAGTTAATGAAACAGGCAATTTTAGCCAATCAGGCATAGGTTTAGTTTTATGGCAGCATTACATACTCCTTGGCAAAAGATTCAGCATTATTTCTGGCTGGTCTGTGGTGTATGCTGCCTATTTGCTGCCTTAGTCTTTTGGGCGGTGACTGATTCAGATGATGTCATCGAAATTGAAAAAAAGCCTGAAACTGAAGTTCAGTTGCAGATTCAACCAGAAAAAGTAGCCACAATGACCCATCTTGGTGCACTTTTTCAGGAAGTGAAACCACTGGACCTAAATACACGTACCGTCGTGAATGCCAGTCATGAGCCAGAATTTCGCGGTACTAAATTTGTCAATGAAGCCAAAAAACAGCACTCAATTGAATTATTTCGTGTGACCAATGAAGCAATTTTAAAAAGTTTTCTTAAAAAACAGTCCGATCGTAAACCTTTTATTTATTTAAGAGTCTCAGGTGAAAATCAGCCAGAACAATATGTATTGTTGTATGGTCAATATAATACTGCGTCACAAGCCAATCAGGCACTCTCTACATTGAAGTTAAATTTACCGGCTTCAGTTAAACCCGAAGTCGTGCAAATGCAGCAATATGTCAGTCTGGTCAATAATCTGGGTTCAGATGAATTGGCCAGTAATCAAAAGCTTTACGAAATTCGTTTGAAAAATGTGCCTTTGCCGAAAGTAGATGAATCGGTGCGACTTAGACAGCAGCAAACCCAGACTGAGGTCAAGCCGCGTAGTTCTGATGCTGCGACTACCAGTACCACCATTGTGCGCCGTGATTCATCGGGAAATGTGGTCGATGTACAGAAATCTGAAAGTGCTGTAGAAGGCACGCCTCAACCGCAAAATAACAATAATCGACCTGCTCAGGGCAGTAATCCGCGTCCTCAAAATAACGAGATTAGTGATCCATTTAATTAGTTCGGTCTAAAATAGCGCATCCAAAAAATTACAGAATTAAAAATGAGCGCTTTTGGTGCAAAAAATGCACATTAAAATTAACCCTTAGAGTGCTGTTCTGCGCTAAATCTTTGTCATCTGTATTGTTTTAATTTATGCGCTGTTTGTTGGCATGGAATTTGCTTTATTGGTGCATGAATTGAATTAATCTCCCTGTTTTAGCGCGAAAAATGATTCGATGACACCGTATGAATGTCATATTTATTCCAGATTTTTATGTTATTCATGAGCAGAATAAACTTTATTTGTTATGCATTTAGTCTAAAAAAGGACTAGTCTGAAGAAATAAAGAAAAATACTTTTGCTCTACCAAGACGGTCTTCTCAAGTCCATTAGACGCCAGCGCAGAGAAAAATTTAGATTGTTTAACAGCCTGTTGAGGCTTCGTGAAAGAAGGGTACGCTATGCACATGCCATCGCCTAACAATGTAGCTCCCGCTCAAGGTTTATACCAACCGGATGAGTTTAAAGATAACTGTGGTTTCGGTTTGATCGCCCATATGCAGGGTGATGCTAGCCATGATCTCGTCAAGACCGCGATTCATAGTTTGAGTTGTATGACCCACCGTGGTGGTATTGCCGCAGATGGCAAGACTGGAGATGGTTGTGGTTTGCTCTTGGCAATGCCAAAAAAATTCTTCCGTGAAGAAGCAAAACGCTTAAGTGATACCACCTTAAGTGAAGTCTTTGCTGTAGGTTCAGTATTCCTAAATCTTGATCCTGCGCTTGCTGCTCATGCCAAACAGGTTTTAAACAAAGAGATTGAAGCTGAAGGTTTAATCGTTTTGGCTTGGCGTGTGATTCCGACCAATGTCGATGCCCTTGGTGAAATTGCTTTGCAATCGATGCCAGCATTTGAACAGATTATTGTTAACTGTCCAATGGGTGTGACTGAGGTTGAATTTAACCGTAAGTTATTCCTGGCACGCCGTCGTGCAGAGCAGCTGTTAAGCAATGATACGTCTTTCTATGTCACGACTTTATGTTCAACGGTGATCAGCTATAAAGGCTTGATGATGCCGGAAGCGATTGCAGATTTTTATACAGATCTGGCTGATCCACGTTTGGAATCGCATATTGTGGTGTTCCATCAGCGCTTCTCGACCAATACTCTGCCACGCTGGCCTTTGGCACAACCGTTCCGTTACTTGGCGCACAATGGTGAAATTAATACCATTACTGCGAACCGTAACTGGGCCATGGCGCGTGTGCCAAAATTTGAAAATCCGTTATTGCCTGGTTTAACTGAACTGAATCCAATTGTGAACCGTACCGGTTCAGATTCTTCAAGCCTGGATAACATGCTGGAGATTCTGGTCGGTGGTGGCATGGATCTGTTCCGTGCACTCCGTATGCTGGTTCCGCCTGCCTGGCAGAATGTGGAAACCTTAGATGCAGACTTGCGTGCATTCTATGAATTCAACTCAAAACATATGGAAGCTTGGGATGGCCCGGCAGGTCTGGTGATTCAGGATGGGCGTCATGCGATCTGTATGCTGGATCGTAATGGTCTGCGTCCTGCGCGTTGGGTCATTACCAAAAATGGTTATATCACATTGGCTTCTGAAATTGGTGTCTGGGGTTATCAGCCTGAAGATGTGATTTCTAAAGGACGTGTGGGTCCAGGTCAGATGCTGGTGATCGACACACAAACCGGCAAGGTGCTGGATACGCAAGATGTCAATAATCATCTGAAACGCATGCGTCCATACCGCGAATGGTTACGTGAAAATTCTGTGCGTCTGCAAGGTAGTCCAGAGCTGGAAGAATATTTATGTGATCAAGGCTTAAAAGGCGATGGTCTGAAAGCGGCACAAAAAATGTTCATGGTGACCTTTGAAGAGCGTGACCAGTTGTTACGTCCGATTGCTGAAAGCGGTCAGGAAGCTGTTGGCTCTATGGGTGATGATACCCCAATGGCGGTATTGTCTCGTCAGGTGCGCCATGTGTCGGATTATTTCCGCCAGCAGTTTGCACAGGTGACCAACCCGCCGATCGATCCACTACGTGAATCGATTGTGATGTCACTGGAAACCTGTTTAGGTCGTGAACAAAATGTATTTGAACAAGGACCTGAGCATGCTGATCGTCTGATCATTTCTAGCCCTGTGCTGTCTAATTCGAAAATGCATCAGATCCGTACGCTGGGTCGTGCCGGCTATGAAATTGCAGATATCGACCTGAACTATGCTGAAACCGAAGGTCTGGAAGCTGCGATTGCGCGTATTTGTGAAGAGTCTGCGCAAGCCATTCGTGATGGTAAAACCTTACTGGTGCTTTCAGACAAAAAAATCCGTGAAGGTTACTTGCCAGCCAATGCTTTCATGATCACCGGCGCGGTGCATCATCACCTGATCAATACCGGTTTGCGTACTGACGCTAACCTGATTATTGAAACCGGATTTGCCCGTGATCCACATCAGTTTGCAGTGCTACTTGGTTTTGGTGCAACTGCGATCTATCCATACCTAGCTTATGACGTGATCAATGATCTGGTCGCGAAAGGCGAATTATTGGGTGATCCGATTTATGCACAAAACAATTTCCGTAAAGGGATTGAAAAAGGCTTATTGAAAGTTCTTTCGAAAATGGGTATTTCTACGGTTGCCTCTTACCGTGGTGGTCAGCTGTTTGAAGCAGTCGGTCTATCGGATGAAGTGGTGGGTAAATGCTTCATCGGTGTGCCAAGCCGTATTCAGGGTGCCACTTTTGTCGACCTTGAAAATGATCAGAAACAGTTGGCGGATATTGCCTGGAAAAACCGTAAACCAATCGATCAGGGCGGCTTGCTGAAATTTGTATTCGGCAAGGAATACCATGCCTTTAACCCGGACGTGATCAACTCGCTACATAAAGCAGTACGTTCTGGGAACTACGCAGATTTTAAAGAATATGCGGAACTGGTGAATAACCGTCCAATTGCGACGATTCGTGACCTGTTCAAACTGAAAACAGACAACTCGATTCCAGTCGAACAAGTGGAATCTGTGGAAGAGATCCTGCCTCGCTTTGACTCTGCGGGTATGTCTTTGGGTGCACTGTCACCTGAAGCACATGAAGCGATTGCGATTGCCATGAATACGATTGGCGGTCGTTCAAACTCGGGTGAGGGCGGTGAAGATCCAGCGCGTTACGGCACCATCCGTAACTCGAAAATCAAACAAATTGCATCGGGCCGTTTTGGTGTAACGCCTGCTTATTTAACATCAGCAGAAGTTCTCCAGATTAAAGTCGCGCAAGGTGCAAAACCAGGTGAAGGTGGTCAGTTGCCGGGTGGTAAAGTGAATGGTCTGATTGCCCGTTTACGTTACTCTGTGCCGGGCGTTACCCTGATTTCGCCACCTCCGCATCATGACATCTATTCAATTGAAGATTTATCACAGTTGATCTTTGATTTAAAACAGGTTAACCCACAGGCGATGGTGTCAGTTAAGCTGGTTTCTGAACCGGGTGTCGGTACGATTGCGGCAGGTGTAGCGAAAGCGTATGCCGATTTCATTACCATTTCTGGTTATGATGGCGGGACAGCGGCTTCTCCACTTTCTTCAATTCATCATGCAGGTTCACCGTGGGAACTGGGTCTTTCTGAAGCGCATCAGGCCCTTCGTGTCAATGACCTGCGTGGTAAAGTTCGCGTACAAACAGATGGCGGTTTAAAAACCGGTCTGGATGTTGTCAAAGCAGCAATTCTGGGTGCAGAAAGCTTCGGCTTTGGTTCGACTCCAATGATTGCCTTGGGTTGTAAATACCTGCGTATCTGCCACTTGAATAACTGTGCAACCGGTGTAGCAACCCAGCAAGATCATTTACGTCAAGAGCATTATATTGGCGAGCCACAAATGCTGATCAACTTCTTCACCTTTATTGCTGAAGAAACCCGTGAATGGCTGGCAGCACTCGGTGTATCAAGTCTGAAAGACCTGATTGGCCGTACGGATCTGCTGGAAGTCTTGCCGGGTGAAACTGCAAAGCATGCACATCTTGATTTAAGCAAATTGCTTGAGTCACATCCTGCTGCAGAAGGTAAAGCACAGTATTGTCAGGTTCAAGGCAATGCACCATTCGATAAAGGGATTCTGGCAGAGAAAATGGTGGATGAGATTCTGCCTGCGATTGAAGCAGGAACTGGCGGCGAATATAGCTTCACGATCGGTAACTGTGACCGTTCGATTGGTGCCCGTCTGTCTGGTGAAATTGCGAAACGCTATGGCAACCTGAGCATGGAGGCCCATCCGGTGAAAGTTCACCTGAATGGTACTGCGGGTCAGTCGCTGGGTGTCTGGAATGCCGGTGGTCTGCATATCAGCCTGGAAGGCGATGCCAATGACTATGTCGGTAAAGGCATGGCTGGTGGTCGTATCTCGATCTTTCCGCCAAAAGGTTCACCATTCCAGACGCAAAATACCGCGATTATTGGTAATACCTGTTTGTACGGTGCGACTGGCGGTAAGCTATATGCAGCGGGTACAGCAGGCGAGCGTTTTGCAGTACGTAACTCGGGTGCATTTGCCGTGATTGAAGGTGCAGGTGATCACTGCTGTGAATATATGACAGGTGGTATCGTGACGGTACTGGGTAAAGTTGGGCATAACTTCGGTGCAGGTATGACGGGTGGTTTTGCTTATGTACTTGATCTGGATAATGACTTCGTTGATCATTATAACCATGAGCTGATTGAGCTGAATCGTATTTCAACCGAAGCGATGGAAGAGCACAAAGCCTTCCTGGGTCGTATCCTGGATGAACATATTAAAGAAACGGGTAGTGCTTGGGCGTACAAGATCCGCCATGAGTTTGACTTCTACAGCCGTAAGTTCTGGTTGGTAAAACCAAAAGCAGCCAACTTGCAAACGCTGTTGAAAACAACTCAAGCTGATCCACAATAATTCCACTACTGCAGAAACATAGGCAGATGTAAGGCAACTGTGAACCCCTTACATCTACCCACGGAGAGAGACATGGCAGAACGCCTGAATAATGACTTTCAATTCCTGGATGTCGCACGCCAAGATCCAGAGAAAAAAGAGATTGATGTCCGCAAAGCAGAATTTGTGGAAATTTATAAGCCTTACACAGCGGAAATTGCAGCCAATCAGACGCATCGCTGCCTAGGCTGTGGTAACCCTTATTGTGAATGGAAATGTCCGGTACATAACTACATTCCCAACTGGTTGAAACTGGTGTCTGAAGGCCGGTTGTTCCAGGCGGCTGAACTGTGTCACCAGACCAATACCTTGCCGGAGGTCTGTGGCCGTGTTTGTCCGCAAGACCGTCTGTGTGAAGGGGCATGTACCCTGAACGACGGTTTCGGTGCAGTGACGATCGGGAATGCAGAAAAATATATCAATGATACCGCCTTTGCTTTGGGCTGGCGTCCAGATATGTCCAATGTGCAATGGACCAATAAAAAAGTCGCGATTATCGGGGCAGGTCCGGCAGGACTTGGCTGTGCAGATATTCTGGTGCGTAACGGGGTAAAACCTGTGGTCTTTGATAAACGTCCGGAAATTGGTGGTTTGCTGACTTTCGGTATTCCAGAGTTCAAGATGGAAAAAGACGTAATGAAGCGCCGCCGTGAAATTTTCACCGGTATGGGTGTTGAATTCCGTCTGAACACTGAGATTGGTACAGATGTGACCATCGACCAGTTACTTGCCGATTATGATGCGGTATTTATGGGTATGGGAACCTATACCTATATGAAAGGTGGTTTTGCCGGTGAAGATCTGGATGGTGTGTATGATGCACTAGATTTCCTGATTGCGAATGTCAATCGTTGTCAGGGCTGGGAAAAAGACCCAGCTGAATACATCAGCGTGGAAGGCAAGAAAGTCATCGTTTTAGGCGGTGGTGATACAGCTATGGACTGTAACCGTACCTCAATTCGTCAAGGTGCTGAATCGGTCGTTTGTGCTTACCGTCGTGATGAAGAAAATATGCCAGGTTCACGTCGTGAAGTACAAAATGCACGTGAAGAAGGGGTGAATTTCCAGTTTAACCGTCAGCCGATCGCAATCGTCGGTGAAAATGGCAAAGTAACTGGCGTGAAATTTATTACTACTCAGCTAGGTGAGCCAGACAGTCGTGGTCGCCGTAGTCCAGAGCCGATTCCAGGTTCAGAAGAAATTTTGACGGCAGATGCAGTTCTGCTGGCTTTTGGTTTCCGTACCAGTCCAGCAGACTGGTTCACCGATGTGGAAATTAATCTGGATGGTTCAGGTCGTGTCGTTGCCGCTGAGCAGCAACAATACAAATTCCAGACCTCAAATCCAAAAATCTTCGCTGGTGGTGATATGGTTCGTGGTTCTGATCTTGTGGTAACCGCAATCTGGGAAGGCCGTCAGGCAGCTGAAGGTATCCTGGATTACCTTGATGTCTAACCGTTAAAGATCAATAGTCATCATTCAAAAAACCCGCCACGGCGGGTTTTTTATTTTTGGATATTGTCTAACTTAAAGAGAGGCCATTAAAAAAGATTATAAAAAGTAACAAAACTTTAGAAAATACTGTTTAAAATCAAATTAATTATATAAATATTAATAAAGAATTGAGGACAAGATATCATGCGTGTATTTAAACAATCTCTTATCGCCTTGATGCTGGCCAGTACCTTGACCTTAAGTGGTTGCGGCTATAATACCTTGCAAGTCAAAGATGAAGCCGTAACGGCCGCTTGGTCCGAAGTACAAAACCAGTATCAGCGCCGTGCCGATTTAGTACCTAATCTGGTAAATGTGGTCAAAGGCTATGCCTCGCATGAAGAGCAGGTTTTAACTGAAGTGACACAAGCACGTGCCAATGTTGCCGGTTTAAAAGTAGATCGTGAAGTGCTGGAAGATCCTGAATTATTCCAGCGTTATCAGGAAGCACAGGCGCAGATGACCAGCGCCTTGTCTCGTCTCTTAGCCGTCACTGAGAATTATCCAGATTTGAAAGCAAATCAACAGTTCCGTGATTTACAAGTACAGTTAGAAGGGACTGAAAACCGGATTGCTGTGGCACGTAACCGTTATATCACAACGGTTCAGGACTTTAACTCTTATGCTCGTCAGTTCCCGCAAGTCATGACCGCTAAAGTGATTGGTATGGACACCAAAGCGAACTTTAGCGCCGAGCAAAGTGCACAGAAAGCTCCAACAGTTTCCTTTGAATAAGTAAGATCTGTAAATAAGCGAGAGATCAGATGTCCGAGATGCTGCTGAAATACTGTGCTGGTTTGATTCTCATGCTGGGCATGGGGATGACGACACTTGTTTCAGCAGAAACGGCCACAGCTACAGATACTGAAGAAGTCATCGTAGCTCGTGAAATTTTGCAGCCAAAAATTGGTCAAAATACTTCAGCTCAAAAAAGTGAAGCTGAAACAGAAATTGAAGCAGCATCACAGCCACAGATTACCAACGATATGGCAGAAGGGCAGCTACAGCGAGATTTACCGAGTATGAATGAGCCGGTCATTGATCAGGCAAATTTACTTAGTCCCGCTGAAAAACAGCAACTCAGTCAGCGTATTCTGAAACTTTATAATGAAGGCAAAGGGCAAATAGGTGTAGTCATTGTTCCGACCACGGGGCAAGAAGATATTTTTGATTATTCCATGCGCGTTGCTGAAGCCTGGCAGCTGGGTTCAGCCAAACGCGACAATGGTTTATTGATGACCATTGCCATTAATGATCGCCGCATTCAGATTTTGACCGGTTATGGTCTGGAAGGTGTGTTGCCTGACATCGTGGCTGGCCGGATTATTAATGACAACATCACGCCGTATTTTAAGCAAGGACAGTATGCTCAGGGGATTGATTCTGGACTGGCAGAAATTGAACGGATTTTAAATCTAGATCCTGAAATTGCAGCTCAAGCTGCAGATGAACTGAAAGAACTACACGAACAGGCCTATAAAGCGCAACAAGCTTCTCAAGCAACTTTTGGTGCTGTGATCTTTATTATTATTGCTGGTGTGGTTGCTTCGATGATTTTTGGTAAAAAGCTCAGTGCTGCAACGGCTGCAGTGGCTGGAACTGCTGCTGGACTGGTCAATGGCATGGGCTTAATTGCGAGTTTAATGATTGGTGCCGGAGTATTCTTTTTATTGGTCACTTCACTGGCTCAGCTGATTTTACATGCGTTTATGGCCGGTGGTGGCCGCGGCGGTAATGGTCGTGGTGGTTTTGGTGGCGGCTTCGGTGGTGGCGGTGGCGGTTTTGGTGGGGGAGGAGCATCAGGCTCATGGTAACAACAACAGATACAACAGAGATTGTCACACAGCCGAAGTTAGAAGAGCATGCACAGCCGAGTTTTAAGCGCTGGCTCAAGCATTTCTTTTATATGCCGGCGACCAAGCGTTTTTTCTCCAAGCAGGATCAACATGCAATTGCACTAGCTGTTGAAGAAGCAGAGCATGGTCATGTCGGAGAAATTCAGGTCGTAATCGAGGGATGCTTATCTGCACGATCAGCCTATTATCAGGATACTTTGTGTAGAGCTCGACAACTCTTTGCCGAGCTCGGTGTCTGGGATACTGAATATAACAGCGGGGTACTGCTCTATTTGAACCTCTGCGAGCATAAGGTTGAGATTGTGATTGATCGAGGAATTAAAGATGCAACGACCCAGCAAGTTTGGGATGAAATCTGCCAAAATATTATTCAACATCTCGCTCAGCAGAAGTTTAAAGAAGGTGTAATTGAAGGGATTAAGCAGATTGGACAGGTCTTAGATCAGTACTATGATCGTAAAATAGATGATTTAGAAAATGAATTAGGGAATAAACCCATTGTATTAGGGTGAACTGTGTAACTAACTGACAATTTTTGTCAGTTAGTTACACAAAAGAAAACATAATAATTACAAAAATAAAAATATTTTTTTAAAGTACTGTTTTTTATTCTAAAATTATTATAATAAAACTTGGCATACTTAGTGCTAAATATAAAATTAAGCTAAATGAGCTTTTTCCTTAGGCTTATAAATAAACAATAAACATTTGTGGAGAATGTTATGAAATCAGTTCAAAAGGGTTTCACCCTGATCGAATTAATGATCGTTGTTGCGATTATTGGTATTCTTGCTGCGGTTGCTCTTCCTGCTTATCAAGACTATACAGTTCGCGCCAAAGTATCTGAAGGTATTTTAGCTGCCTCTTCTTGTCGTTCAGCAGTAACTGAAGCAGTTGATTCAGGTACTATTCCAGCTACAGGTCAAAAATGGGGCTGTGAACAAGGTGAAGCTGGTACAGATAAGACAAAAGCAGCAACTAAATATGTTCAACAAGTAGCAGTTTCAAATTCTGGTACCTCTGTAGGACAAATCCGCGTAACATTAACAAATGATACTTCATTGAAAAGTGCAGCAGGTTTAAATATCTATATGACACCTACAACTGATGTTGATGGTAACGTTGCATTAAATTTAACTACTGTTTCAGGTGTAACTACTGATACAGCTACAACAGCTTTAATTAAGTCTTGGTCTTGTGGTTTAGTGAGTGGCGATGCTGATAAACAGAAATATTTGCCAGCTACTTGCCGTAAAGTACAAACTGCAGGTACTTTCTAAGAGTTTGAAAGTAGTAAAAGCTGACTTCGGTCAGCTTTTTTTACAAATGAAATTAATATGAAAATTATAATTTTTACGATTTTTCTTTGTTTTGCCTTATCTTATTTCATAGGCTTATCAGCACTCCCATGGACATCATCCTCGCAAGATTTTTTATGGTTTTTGGGTTTAATTTTATGTTTTTTTTTGTTTTATAAAAAAGAAGTTAAACTACCCAAAATTATTATTCCTCTTCTTTATATTTGTTTAATTCCTTTTATCCAATTTATATTTGGCCAGGTCTATTATTTTTCTACGGCTTTTTTTAGTTTTTGTTTTGTTTTTGGTTTTTTAGCGTCTCTTTTTTATGGTTATAACAGTCATCAGTTAGCAGATCGAAATAAAATTATTCAATATATTGCATATTTTTTTACGATTATTGGTTTGATTAGTAGTTTATTCGCCATTGCGCAATGGCTTCAAATCTCTCATCCTTATATCTTAAATTTAAGTCATAATCGGCCTTATGCAAACTTAGGGCAACCCAATCATTTAGCAACACTTTTAATGATGAGTATTTGCAGTGTGGTGTTTTTATATGAGCGGCATGAATATAAATGGTTCTTATGTGTGCTATTACTTGTTTTAGAAATTCATGCTCTTAGCCTGACGCAGTCTAGAACGACATGGATTGTTATGATTGTCTTACTAGTTGTATATGTGTTAAAAAAAATAAATTTTCAAAGAACATCAACAGGAAAAATCATATTTTTATCGCTCGCATTGTATGTGTTTCTTTTTATTTTTA is from Acinetobacter lwoffii and encodes:
- the aroB gene encoding 3-dehydroquinate synthase, with the translated sequence MQTLYVELGERRYPIFIGSDLDPQALLAPYIQGKQMMIVSNTTVAPLYLQRYQTAIEALDKRVATCILPDGEKYKDSQHLNLIFDALLEAGFNRDCTVLALGGGVIGDMAGFASACFQRGVYFIQVPTTLLSQVDSSVGGKTGINHPLGKNMIGAFQQPQVVLADMSQLVTLPDRELSAGLAEVIKYALLGDESFLVWLEENMDALVARDEKLLAEAVYRSCAHKARIVANDEKEQGERALLNLGHTFGHAIESYMGYGVWLHGEAVATGMVMAADLSQRMGWIFQEDLERTKKIISRAKLPVVCPKIPLDDFLAYMAHDKKVLNGQLRLVLLKQLGEAVITRDFDLELMKQAILANQA
- the aroK gene encoding shikimate kinase AroK, producing the protein MPSKEFETLPNIYLVGPMGAGKTTVGRHLAELLGREFLDSDHEIERKTGATIPWIFEKEGEQGFRDRETAVINDLTSRPHLVLATGGGAITQVLNRDYLKQRGIVVYLYTPVEIQLQRTYRDKNRPLLQVENPEQKLRDLLAVRDPLYREVAHHIIETNQGAARDLAQRILNLITSKN
- the gltB gene encoding glutamate synthase large subunit; its protein translation is MPSPNNVAPAQGLYQPDEFKDNCGFGLIAHMQGDASHDLVKTAIHSLSCMTHRGGIAADGKTGDGCGLLLAMPKKFFREEAKRLSDTTLSEVFAVGSVFLNLDPALAAHAKQVLNKEIEAEGLIVLAWRVIPTNVDALGEIALQSMPAFEQIIVNCPMGVTEVEFNRKLFLARRRAEQLLSNDTSFYVTTLCSTVISYKGLMMPEAIADFYTDLADPRLESHIVVFHQRFSTNTLPRWPLAQPFRYLAHNGEINTITANRNWAMARVPKFENPLLPGLTELNPIVNRTGSDSSSLDNMLEILVGGGMDLFRALRMLVPPAWQNVETLDADLRAFYEFNSKHMEAWDGPAGLVIQDGRHAICMLDRNGLRPARWVITKNGYITLASEIGVWGYQPEDVISKGRVGPGQMLVIDTQTGKVLDTQDVNNHLKRMRPYREWLRENSVRLQGSPELEEYLCDQGLKGDGLKAAQKMFMVTFEERDQLLRPIAESGQEAVGSMGDDTPMAVLSRQVRHVSDYFRQQFAQVTNPPIDPLRESIVMSLETCLGREQNVFEQGPEHADRLIISSPVLSNSKMHQIRTLGRAGYEIADIDLNYAETEGLEAAIARICEESAQAIRDGKTLLVLSDKKIREGYLPANAFMITGAVHHHLINTGLRTDANLIIETGFARDPHQFAVLLGFGATAIYPYLAYDVINDLVAKGELLGDPIYAQNNFRKGIEKGLLKVLSKMGISTVASYRGGQLFEAVGLSDEVVGKCFIGVPSRIQGATFVDLENDQKQLADIAWKNRKPIDQGGLLKFVFGKEYHAFNPDVINSLHKAVRSGNYADFKEYAELVNNRPIATIRDLFKLKTDNSIPVEQVESVEEILPRFDSAGMSLGALSPEAHEAIAIAMNTIGGRSNSGEGGEDPARYGTIRNSKIKQIASGRFGVTPAYLTSAEVLQIKVAQGAKPGEGGQLPGGKVNGLIARLRYSVPGVTLISPPPHHDIYSIEDLSQLIFDLKQVNPQAMVSVKLVSEPGVGTIAAGVAKAYADFITISGYDGGTAASPLSSIHHAGSPWELGLSEAHQALRVNDLRGKVRVQTDGGLKTGLDVVKAAILGAESFGFGSTPMIALGCKYLRICHLNNCATGVATQQDHLRQEHYIGEPQMLINFFTFIAEETREWLAALGVSSLKDLIGRTDLLEVLPGETAKHAHLDLSKLLESHPAAEGKAQYCQVQGNAPFDKGILAEKMVDEILPAIEAGTGGEYSFTIGNCDRSIGARLSGEIAKRYGNLSMEAHPVKVHLNGTAGQSLGVWNAGGLHISLEGDANDYVGKGMAGGRISIFPPKGSPFQTQNTAIIGNTCLYGATGGKLYAAGTAGERFAVRNSGAFAVIEGAGDHCCEYMTGGIVTVLGKVGHNFGAGMTGGFAYVLDLDNDFVDHYNHELIELNRISTEAMEEHKAFLGRILDEHIKETGSAWAYKIRHEFDFYSRKFWLVKPKAANLQTLLKTTQADPQ